From a single Stackebrandtia endophytica genomic region:
- a CDS encoding TetR/AcrR family transcriptional regulator, which produces MSSQLPAAVQAAHTPPERRARVELNLDRIVAAAIEIADRDGLAGISMARVAKHLGFATMSLYRHVGSKDELLTHLQDAALSPLPQIDTGQGWRAGLAQWTHEWIAAYRRHPWVLDIPITTPPLMPNSLHWTDIGLSLLTDLPLMAFERLMTLSLLSDYARSQVSLQENIVRDESVPVNREHLFYEAALRDLADRERFPALHELLATGSIFEMPGHPDEGDRFMLEYGLERILDGIEVLVNRRRDTA; this is translated from the coding sequence GTGTCGTCGCAGCTACCAGCCGCGGTACAGGCCGCTCACACGCCACCGGAGCGGCGTGCCCGCGTGGAGTTGAACCTGGACCGGATCGTGGCGGCGGCCATCGAGATCGCCGACCGCGACGGACTCGCCGGCATCTCGATGGCACGGGTCGCCAAGCACCTGGGTTTCGCGACCATGTCGCTGTACCGACACGTCGGGTCGAAGGACGAACTACTCACGCATCTACAGGACGCCGCGCTCAGCCCACTGCCTCAGATCGACACCGGACAGGGGTGGCGTGCCGGCTTGGCGCAGTGGACCCATGAGTGGATCGCCGCATATCGGCGTCACCCGTGGGTGCTCGACATCCCCATCACCACACCGCCACTCATGCCCAACAGTCTTCATTGGACCGACATTGGACTGTCCCTGTTGACTGATCTGCCGCTCATGGCGTTCGAACGACTCATGACCCTGTCGCTGTTGAGTGACTACGCTCGATCCCAGGTCAGCCTTCAAGAGAACATCGTTCGCGACGAATCGGTACCGGTCAACCGGGAACACCTCTTCTACGAGGCCGCCCTGCGCGACCTCGCCGATCGTGAGAGGTTCCCGGCCCTCCACGAACTGCTGGCCACCGGATCGATCTTCGAGATGCCCGGTCATCCCGACGAGGGGGACAGGTTCATGCTCGAATATGGACTGGAACGGATCCTGGACGGTATCGAAGTCCTGGTGAACCGACGTCGAGACACCGCCTGA
- a CDS encoding SDR family NAD(P)-dependent oxidoreductase encodes MTLQGKTVLVTGGSGGIGKETARGLARLGAGVVLVGRDAARARAAADELRTDTGNDEIHILTADVSRRDDLHRLAEEVTARHPTLDVLVNNVGVTMARRTLTDDGIETTFAANVIAPYTLTRLLLPALTRAKAARVVNITGGVPRGRLDLNNLQGEQSFVGLSHYNQTKLALMAMSYTFAERLTGTGVTLNVAYPGHAYTSMNRNLTTATYPAIARPIVPLLRLAMPVVYGHRAVVKASRSSIHLAADPRVAGVNRTYFNTRSRPTPWPEAVLDPANRDAIWALCEQLAG; translated from the coding sequence ATGACTTTGCAGGGCAAGACGGTTCTGGTGACCGGTGGCAGCGGCGGGATCGGTAAGGAGACCGCCCGTGGACTGGCGCGACTCGGCGCGGGCGTCGTGCTGGTCGGACGGGATGCCGCCCGCGCCCGAGCCGCCGCCGACGAATTGCGCACCGACACCGGCAACGACGAGATCCACATCCTCACCGCCGATGTGAGTCGGCGCGACGACCTGCATCGACTCGCCGAAGAGGTCACCGCCCGCCACCCAACCCTCGACGTGCTCGTCAACAACGTCGGCGTGACCATGGCGCGGCGCACGTTGACCGACGACGGTATCGAGACCACCTTCGCCGCCAACGTCATCGCCCCGTACACCCTGACCCGGCTTCTCCTGCCGGCCCTCACCCGGGCGAAGGCGGCCCGGGTCGTCAACATCACCGGGGGCGTGCCGCGTGGACGGCTCGACCTGAACAACCTGCAGGGCGAACAGTCCTTCGTCGGTCTGTCTCACTACAACCAGACGAAACTGGCGCTGATGGCCATGAGCTACACGTTCGCCGAGCGCTTGACCGGAACCGGGGTGACGCTCAACGTCGCCTACCCCGGCCACGCCTACACCTCGATGAACCGGAACCTGACCACCGCCACCTACCCGGCGATTGCCCGACCGATCGTGCCACTGCTGCGGTTGGCCATGCCGGTCGTGTATGGACATCGGGCGGTGGTCAAGGCGTCTCGATCCAGCATCCACCTCGCCGCCGATCCGCGGGTGGCGGGAGTCAACCGGACCTACTTCAATACCCGATCACGGCCCACCCCGTGGCCGGAGGCCGTGCTCGACCCAGCCAACCGTGACGCCATCTGGGCGCTGTGCGAGCAACTCGCCGGCTGA
- a CDS encoding MFS transporter: MTSQLCDPRPDHLIVRAIWPVLLAAVVGLFPFTIYSTFLVPIATDSGIPESLAGSLRGLGGVAALMVGVASAPLIARWSAPHTTAVGLGLLSITSLAATWANLTSLIVFCVGIGAATAILTPALLAIATGGQSSPADSGRAATLVTATQSLAAVLAAPVIGVVGLWHGWHGALWGTAAVAALVAVWFVRSGPIAVDGGARLEYRDTFRRLRGRRDLLALMVIAFLRTTAFMGYLAFLATHYHHRFGLTALDVTLVWTLSGASFFIGNFLAGRWASRVGDRGRGRLLVGGLAAATVAVAVVFSAEWLTVALVATVVMGFGHAVVAALVTTAIAHRGGDLTTPAYSLNAAGMSLGVFAGALVGGLGLALSGTVGLTVALTLPTVVALLSARIAVRRSG; the protein is encoded by the coding sequence ATGACTTCGCAACTGTGCGACCCCCGTCCCGACCATCTCATCGTCCGGGCCATCTGGCCGGTCCTGCTGGCCGCCGTGGTGGGGCTGTTCCCGTTCACGATCTACTCGACCTTCCTGGTTCCGATCGCCACCGATTCCGGTATCCCCGAATCGCTGGCCGGGAGTCTTCGAGGGTTGGGCGGGGTCGCCGCGTTGATGGTGGGAGTGGCGTCGGCGCCGCTGATCGCCCGATGGTCGGCGCCGCACACCACGGCGGTCGGCCTCGGTCTACTGTCGATCACCAGCCTGGCCGCGACCTGGGCGAACCTGACGTCGTTGATCGTCTTCTGCGTTGGAATCGGTGCGGCGACGGCGATCCTGACCCCGGCGTTGCTCGCGATCGCCACCGGTGGCCAGTCCTCCCCGGCGGATTCGGGTCGGGCGGCGACCCTGGTGACGGCCACTCAGTCGTTGGCGGCCGTTCTGGCGGCACCGGTTATCGGGGTGGTCGGGCTGTGGCACGGCTGGCACGGCGCGCTGTGGGGCACCGCCGCGGTCGCCGCGCTGGTCGCGGTGTGGTTCGTGCGATCGGGGCCGATCGCTGTCGACGGCGGGGCGCGCCTGGAGTACCGGGACACGTTCCGCCGATTGCGCGGGCGTCGAGATCTGTTGGCGCTCATGGTGATCGCGTTCCTGCGTACCACCGCCTTCATGGGGTATCTGGCGTTTCTGGCGACCCATTACCACCATCGGTTCGGATTGACCGCGCTAGACGTCACTCTGGTGTGGACGCTCAGCGGCGCGTCGTTCTTCATCGGTAACTTCCTGGCCGGCCGGTGGGCGTCCCGTGTCGGTGACCGGGGGCGGGGACGGCTTCTGGTCGGCGGGTTGGCGGCGGCGACCGTGGCGGTGGCCGTGGTGTTCTCCGCCGAGTGGTTGACGGTGGCGTTGGTGGCGACCGTCGTCATGGGTTTCGGACACGCGGTGGTGGCGGCGCTGGTCACCACGGCCATCGCGCATCGCGGTGGCGACCTGACGACGCCCGCATACAGCCTCAATGCCGCCGGGATGAGTCTCGGGGTCTTCGCCGGCGCACTCGTGGGTGGTCTCGGGCTCGCGCTGTCCGGGACGGTCGGACTCACCGTCGCGTTGACGCTTCCCACGGTGGTGGCCCTGCTGTCGGCTCGAATCGCGGTGCGCCGGTCGGGCTGA
- a CDS encoding erythromycin esterase family protein has product MTDTVTTWLADNAHPIDLTDPDLRPLDDLMRQATVVGLGETTRAGVEVLQLGHAVLRHLVRQHGFRGLILQDDRSVVADLNRWVHGADDDVVKLLEYAWIPWQNTTTIEILTWIRDYNTDHPDDPISLYGLTEPAARADDYDRVLDAITAVDPALAADIREHYVVIRTAHQLGEHVQLARGIHPGRPFVEHARQARHLLDGSTVSESILAVADLIVDFHAYSVAGGYDFTAAATSAATEILRLRQETGQRLVYWEGIAHTSVSHHLVLHSLASTTSSPGGWLRDELGEGYVSVYIGFQQGEIHDGQQVPPPAEDFVDTALSTPQHDTYLVNLHAPAPDEVTRWLRGDHKIRVIAGVYNPADDAEHYIYGQDLATMFDAIIRTRAITPTTMLSRRPKPSAAG; this is encoded by the coding sequence ATGACCGACACCGTAACGACCTGGCTGGCCGACAACGCTCACCCGATCGACCTCACCGACCCCGACCTGCGACCGCTCGACGACCTGATGCGCCAGGCGACGGTCGTGGGGCTCGGCGAGACCACCCGAGCCGGAGTCGAGGTCTTGCAACTGGGCCACGCAGTGCTGCGCCATCTGGTGCGGCAACACGGATTCCGAGGACTCATCCTCCAGGACGACCGCAGCGTCGTCGCCGACCTCAACCGGTGGGTCCACGGCGCCGACGACGACGTGGTCAAACTGCTCGAATACGCCTGGATACCGTGGCAGAACACCACGACCATCGAGATCCTCACCTGGATTCGCGACTACAACACCGACCACCCCGACGACCCGATCAGCCTCTACGGACTGACCGAACCCGCCGCCCGAGCCGACGACTACGATCGAGTCCTCGACGCGATCACCGCGGTCGACCCCGCTCTGGCCGCCGACATCCGTGAGCACTACGTGGTCATTCGGACCGCGCACCAGCTCGGCGAACACGTTCAACTCGCCCGCGGCATCCACCCCGGTCGACCGTTCGTCGAACACGCCAGGCAGGCACGCCACCTACTCGACGGATCGACGGTGTCGGAATCGATCCTCGCCGTCGCCGACCTGATCGTCGACTTCCACGCCTACAGTGTCGCGGGCGGGTACGACTTCACGGCCGCCGCCACCTCGGCCGCCACCGAGATCCTCCGGTTGCGGCAGGAGACCGGCCAACGCCTGGTCTACTGGGAGGGGATCGCCCACACCTCGGTCAGCCATCACCTCGTCCTGCATTCGTTGGCCAGCACCACGAGCAGCCCCGGCGGATGGCTGCGCGACGAACTGGGCGAAGGCTACGTCTCGGTGTACATCGGGTTCCAGCAGGGCGAAATCCATGATGGACAACAAGTGCCCCCACCCGCCGAGGACTTCGTCGACACGGCGCTATCGACACCGCAGCACGACACCTATCTGGTGAACCTGCACGCCCCGGCCCCGGATGAGGTCACCCGGTGGCTGCGCGGCGACCACAAGATCCGGGTCATCGCCGGCGTCTACAACCCCGCCGACGACGCCGAGCACTACATCTACGGGCAAGACCTGGCCACCATGTTCGACGCGATCATTCGAACCCGGGCCATCACCCCGACCACGATGCTCAGCCGACGACCGAAGCCGTCCGCCGCCGGGTGA
- a CDS encoding ABC transporter substrate-binding protein, whose translation MTDRRFPAVLMTTTAILLSGCGAAVEATDRAATTVVNRCGEAIEYPVPQRAVVYEGGSADKLFALGLTDHVLGYVMPPANPPVSESPWAAEYAKVEFLSDDLLNRELVVDVGADFVVAGWNSGFSDSRGITPEILDTLGIHSFMHAETCFNYPGHPEQHTPFEGLYTDLERLGQIFGVEERATDLIAEYRQRVEAVQDQVVDGDPVKVFLYDFGTDKPFTAAAQVPPNDIIRLAGGVNIFGDVEARWTEAGWEAVVEAEPEVIIILEYNDQPAAEKIEFLKTNPTTATLPAVVEENFYILDYNEAISSPRNIDGLEGFAEYLREFAANR comes from the coding sequence ATGACCGACCGACGATTCCCCGCCGTTCTGATGACCACCACCGCGATACTGCTGAGTGGATGCGGTGCTGCGGTCGAGGCGACCGACCGGGCCGCCACCACCGTCGTCAACCGCTGCGGTGAGGCGATCGAGTACCCGGTGCCGCAACGCGCCGTGGTCTACGAGGGCGGCAGCGCCGACAAACTGTTCGCGCTGGGTTTGACCGACCACGTGCTGGGTTACGTGATGCCACCGGCCAACCCGCCGGTGAGCGAGTCACCGTGGGCGGCCGAGTACGCGAAGGTCGAGTTCCTGTCCGACGACCTGCTCAACCGGGAACTGGTGGTCGATGTGGGTGCCGACTTCGTCGTCGCGGGTTGGAACTCCGGCTTCTCCGACTCACGCGGAATCACGCCCGAGATCCTGGACACCCTGGGAATTCACAGTTTCATGCACGCCGAGACCTGTTTCAACTACCCGGGCCATCCCGAGCAACACACGCCGTTCGAAGGGCTCTACACCGACCTGGAACGACTCGGACAGATCTTCGGTGTCGAGGAACGTGCCACTGATCTCATCGCGGAGTACCGCCAGCGGGTCGAGGCGGTGCAGGACCAGGTCGTCGACGGTGATCCGGTCAAGGTGTTCCTCTACGACTTCGGCACCGACAAGCCGTTCACCGCCGCCGCCCAGGTGCCGCCCAACGACATCATCCGGCTGGCCGGGGGAGTGAACATCTTCGGTGACGTCGAGGCCCGGTGGACCGAGGCCGGCTGGGAGGCCGTGGTCGAGGCCGAACCCGAGGTCATCATCATTCTGGAGTACAACGATCAGCCCGCCGCGGAGAAGATCGAATTCTTGAAGACCAACCCGACGACTGCGACGCTGCCCGCCGTCGTCGAGGAGAACTTCTACATCCTCGACTACAACGAGGCCATCTCCAGTCCACGAAACATCGATGGACTTGAAGGCTTCGCCGAGTACCTGCGTGAGTTCGCCGCCAACCGCTGA
- a CDS encoding ABC transporter ATP-binding protein: MSYTQNDLMVEVANLRKAFGDHRVLDGIDLAIPRGTVYALLGPNGAGKTTFVKILSTLLPMDSGTARIAGHDVVADPTAVRRAISVTGQFSAVDPLLTGRENLTLIARLGRTPRRRVAGEVSAMLERFDLTGAADRRVATYSGGMTRRLDIAISMLSRPNVLFLDEPTTGLDPRSRQAVWELMSELADRGVTVLLTTQYLEEADQLADRVAVLDGGGIVAEGSPAELKRRVGSDIVDIHYGDRVESLTTDGSFADIRRAILAVAERPEPTAMSIRTPSLDDVFLQLTGQPRTRRDREGVDA, encoded by the coding sequence ATGTCATACACACAGAATGATCTCATGGTCGAGGTCGCGAATCTCCGAAAGGCATTCGGGGATCACCGGGTGCTCGACGGCATCGACCTGGCGATCCCCCGCGGCACCGTCTACGCCCTGTTGGGGCCCAACGGTGCGGGTAAGACCACCTTTGTCAAGATCCTCAGCACGCTGCTGCCGATGGATTCGGGAACCGCACGCATCGCCGGGCACGATGTGGTCGCCGACCCGACCGCGGTCCGGCGCGCCATCAGCGTGACCGGACAGTTCTCGGCGGTCGATCCACTGTTGACCGGGCGGGAGAACCTGACCCTCATCGCCCGATTGGGCCGGACCCCGCGCCGCCGGGTCGCCGGCGAGGTGTCGGCGATGCTGGAGCGGTTCGACCTCACCGGTGCCGCCGACCGGCGCGTCGCCACATACTCCGGCGGCATGACCCGACGGCTCGACATCGCGATCAGCATGCTCAGCCGCCCGAACGTCCTGTTCCTGGACGAGCCGACCACCGGACTCGACCCGCGCAGCCGGCAGGCGGTCTGGGAACTGATGTCCGAACTCGCCGACCGGGGCGTCACCGTCCTGCTGACCACCCAATACCTTGAGGAGGCCGATCAACTGGCCGATCGCGTGGCCGTCCTGGACGGCGGTGGAATCGTGGCCGAGGGCAGCCCCGCCGAGCTGAAGCGTCGCGTCGGCTCCGACATCGTCGACATCCACTACGGCGACCGCGTCGAGAGCCTCACCACCGACGGCAGTTTCGCCGACATCCGTCGGGCGATCCTGGCGGTGGCCGAGCGGCCCGAACCCACCGCGATGTCGATTCGCACCCCGAGCCTGGACGACGTGTTCCTCCAACTGACCGGGCAGCCTCGAACCCGCCGCGACCGCGAAGGAGTCGACGCATGA
- a CDS encoding TetR/AcrR family transcriptional regulator, with the protein MTTADDETIRAATRALTEATAVLSDLLARRTAPAPSKRPNPPPKTKPPTAPTKSSKVDQTRAELLAAAGRVFAEKGYEGASVGDIAAAAGYTKGALYAHFTSKTELFLAFARQKLHDDMTAGSAEDVSCLADAMRDNADHHVDDETMLRGLEIMTYAVRHPESHAELAPQLADSVHWLARKVRDDRAPAGKANPPTESDYDTAIGIISITNFTVLLRSVTGPETIPPGAGGRLIERLMGS; encoded by the coding sequence AGACGATCCGGGCCGCCACCCGCGCCCTGACCGAGGCCACCGCGGTCCTGAGCGACCTGTTGGCGCGGCGCACCGCACCGGCCCCCTCAAAGCGGCCGAATCCCCCACCGAAGACCAAGCCCCCGACGGCTCCCACCAAATCGAGCAAAGTGGACCAGACGCGGGCCGAACTACTCGCCGCCGCCGGACGGGTGTTCGCCGAGAAGGGTTACGAGGGCGCGTCGGTGGGCGACATCGCGGCCGCCGCCGGCTACACCAAAGGCGCGTTGTACGCGCACTTCACCTCGAAGACCGAGCTGTTCCTGGCGTTCGCACGCCAGAAGTTGCACGACGACATGACCGCCGGATCCGCTGAGGATGTCTCCTGCCTGGCCGATGCGATGCGGGACAACGCCGACCACCATGTCGACGACGAGACGATGCTGCGCGGGCTGGAGATCATGACGTACGCGGTGCGGCACCCCGAATCCCACGCCGAACTGGCCCCCCAACTGGCCGACTCGGTGCACTGGCTGGCGAGGAAGGTCCGGGACGACCGGGCCCCAGCGGGGAAGGCGAACCCGCCGACCGAGTCCGACTACGACACCGCGATCGGGATCATCTCCATCACGAACTTCACGGTGCTGCTTCGATCGGTCACCGGCCCCGAGACGATCCCGCCCGGTGCCGGTGGCCGGCTGATCGAACGCCTGATGGGTTCCTGA
- a CDS encoding FecCD family ABC transporter permease, translating to MRTLPTTTATVAEDTDPPHPPRRRVDRHGITALAALLAVMLVASVFIAIGLGSAVVPPTDTARYLWAAVTGGTIGPDEVTRYQIIWQIRTPRVLLAAVVGAGLSAVGAAVQALVRNSLADPYILGVSAGASVGAVTVSLFGALSVLGIYAVSVGAFIGAVIATGLVYLMAHGRGGVSPLRLVLTGVALSFGFQALMSVMIYFTPTNEATGTVLFWTMGSFGAATWGTLPVAAAFVAIGIVVLRGYGRALDVMSLGDETAASLGIDSMRTRRLLFVVTALMTGAMVAVSGTIGFVGLVVPHITRMIVGAGHARLLVVAPLGGAILMVWVDLLARTMVAPRELQLGVLTALIGVPVFVYLMRRNGYVFGGR from the coding sequence ATGAGAACACTCCCCACCACGACCGCGACCGTCGCCGAGGACACCGATCCGCCGCATCCACCTCGCCGTCGGGTCGACCGCCACGGCATCACCGCCCTCGCGGCTCTGCTGGCGGTCATGCTCGTCGCCTCGGTGTTCATCGCGATCGGGCTCGGTTCGGCGGTCGTGCCGCCGACCGACACCGCGCGCTACCTGTGGGCGGCGGTGACCGGGGGAACGATCGGCCCCGACGAGGTCACCCGCTACCAGATCATCTGGCAGATCCGCACTCCACGAGTCCTGTTGGCGGCGGTCGTGGGCGCGGGATTGAGCGCGGTGGGTGCGGCGGTGCAGGCGTTGGTGCGCAATTCGCTGGCCGATCCCTACATCCTCGGTGTGTCGGCGGGCGCCTCGGTCGGGGCGGTCACCGTGTCGCTGTTCGGTGCCCTGTCGGTGTTGGGGATCTACGCGGTGTCGGTGGGCGCGTTCATCGGCGCGGTGATCGCGACCGGGTTGGTGTACCTGATGGCGCACGGTCGCGGCGGAGTGAGTCCACTGAGGTTGGTGCTGACCGGGGTCGCGCTGTCGTTCGGGTTTCAAGCCCTGATGAGCGTGATGATCTACTTCACGCCTACCAACGAGGCGACCGGCACCGTGCTGTTCTGGACCATGGGGTCGTTCGGGGCCGCGACCTGGGGGACACTCCCGGTCGCGGCGGCGTTCGTCGCGATCGGGATCGTGGTGCTGCGGGGATACGGCCGGGCACTGGATGTCATGTCGTTGGGGGATGAGACGGCTGCCAGCCTCGGGATCGACTCGATGCGCACCCGCCGACTGTTGTTCGTGGTGACCGCGCTGATGACCGGCGCGATGGTCGCCGTCAGCGGCACGATCGGTTTCGTGGGTCTGGTCGTGCCGCACATCACCCGGATGATCGTCGGCGCCGGGCACGCCCGGCTGCTGGTGGTCGCTCCGTTGGGTGGGGCGATCCTCATGGTGTGGGTGGATCTGTTGGCCCGCACCATGGTGGCTCCGCGTGAGTTGCAGTTGGGGGTCCTCACCGCGCTGATCGGTGTTCCGGTGTTCGTCTATCTGATGCGCCGCAACGGTTACGTCTTCGGAGGTCGATGA
- a CDS encoding ABC transporter permease gives MNHATTAGYRPVGDILLMTGRSIRRSLRQVDNLLAGVFVPVMMMLLLTTVFGGAMSTGEFDYVDYVVPGVLLMCAGFGAAQVTMSITYDIQQGIVSRFRTMNVLPSAVLIGHVFSALLRNLASLALATGVAVLIGFRPEADLLDWLAATGILSFFILALSGLSALFGLLIKSVDAAYVPSFFFLFLPYVSSGFVPVETLPGWLQPVAEHQPMTPLIESVRSFLLGTPLGNNAWIAIAWCTGILVVSAVTTSVVWRRLKR, from the coding sequence ATGAACCACGCGACCACGGCCGGATACCGACCGGTCGGCGACATTCTCCTCATGACCGGTCGAAGCATCCGGCGCAGTCTGCGCCAGGTGGACAACCTGCTGGCCGGGGTGTTCGTGCCGGTCATGATGATGCTGCTGTTGACCACGGTCTTCGGCGGCGCGATGTCCACGGGGGAGTTCGACTACGTCGACTACGTGGTGCCCGGGGTCCTGTTGATGTGCGCCGGATTCGGTGCCGCACAGGTGACCATGAGCATCACCTACGACATCCAACAGGGCATCGTCAGCCGGTTCCGCACCATGAACGTGCTCCCATCGGCAGTCCTCATCGGACACGTGTTCTCGGCGCTGCTGCGCAACCTGGCGTCATTGGCGTTGGCCACCGGCGTCGCGGTTCTCATCGGGTTCAGGCCGGAGGCGGACCTCCTCGACTGGCTGGCGGCCACCGGAATCCTGTCCTTCTTCATCCTGGCGCTGTCGGGACTGTCCGCGTTGTTCGGTCTGCTGATCAAGAGCGTCGACGCCGCATACGTGCCGTCGTTCTTCTTCCTGTTCCTGCCGTACGTCTCCAGCGGGTTCGTGCCGGTGGAGACGCTGCCGGGCTGGTTGCAACCGGTGGCCGAGCACCAGCCGATGACCCCGCTGATCGAGAGCGTCCGGTCGTTCCTGCTCGGGACACCGTTGGGGAACAACGCGTGGATCGCGATCGCCTGGTGCACCGGGATTCTGGTGGTATCGGCGGTCACCACCAGCGTGGTGTGGCGCCGCCTGAAGCGGTGA